Within the Senegalia massiliensis genome, the region ATATAAAGAATCATTTATATCTTTAAGTCCTAAACTATTTAATAATAATTTGGGTAGTGGTAATTTACCTATTTTAAAATTTGAAGCTTTAAAATTAATTTTATCATTTTGTAAATTTACACCAAAATCCATAGTGATTATAAAAGGTAAGTTCTTAAAGGAAGTTTTTGCAACTATTTTTTCGGTTTTTAAATGTAAATATATGTTTTTTATTTCTTTATCATTAGATATACTTGAATTTAACTTTTCTACTAATCTTTTAGCTAATAATCCATTTACTTCTTTTTCATTGAAATTAACAGTGTTTTTATCATAAATATCTAAATTTGATTGAAATACAACCCTATCTATTAAGAATTCTTTATTTAATTTATCACTAGATATTATTTCTTCATTTGAAAAAATAAGGGTTATTATCAAAATAATTAGTATAAGTAGTATAAATAAAAACCATTTTAAGTATTTCATAAGACACCTCCAATTCAATAATTTATACCCAATATTTTTAATTAATATAAGATATTTTTACAATTACATAGTCAATACTATATAATAATAATATAAAGTTATAAAGGAGAATAAAAATGGGTACAAAATCATTATATTCAAAAAGTGAAGAAATAACTAATGCTATACTACATGGAATAGGATTAGGATTTTCAATAGCAGCACTTACTCTTCTAGTAGTATTAGCTTCAATATATGGTGAGGTATGGCATGTAGTAAGTTTTGCTATATATGGTGCTACACTTGTAATATTATACTTATCATCAACTCTTTATCATAGTTTTCCAGCAGGAAGTGTTAAAAATGTTTTTCAAATATTTGATCATGCATCTATATATTTACTTATAGCAGGTACTTATACACCACTTACTCTTATTCCACTAAGAGGAAAGTTAGGCTGGACTTTATTTGGTATAGTTTGGGGAATAGCTATTGTAGGAATAATATTTAAAATATTTTTTGTAAAGAGATTTATGATATTATCTTTACTATTATATTTGGGAATGGGATGGTTAGTTGTTATAGCAATTAAACCTCTTATTGATACAATAAGTTTAAAAAGTATAATATTTTTAATTGCAGGTGGTTTGTCGTATACTATTGGAACAATATTTTTTGCAAATAAAAAAATAAAGTTTAATCATGCTATATGGCATTTATTTGTACTAGGTGGAAGTATATGTCATTTTTTCACTATATTATTTTTATTACCAAGTTTAAACGTATAAAAACAAATGAGGGTTATAAATGAAAAGAATAAAAAATATATGGAAACCAGAAAATTTTCAAGGTAAATATAGAGAAAAAGAATATTTTGAAGGTTGGTATTTTAAAATAGTAGACAAAAGTGGAGAAAATAGACTTGCACTAATACCTGGAATTTCAATTGAATCTAAAGATAAAAGACATAGTTTCATTCAAATAAATGATGGAAATAGTAACAAAGCTTATTATATAAAGTATTCCTATGATGACTTTATTTATGAAGAAGATGAATTTTATGTGAAGATAGGAAATAATGTTTTTAGTAAAGAAAAAATTATATTAGATATAGATTATAAAGGTTTAAAGTTAAAAGGGACATTAGAATTTAATAATATATTTGAATGGCCAGTTAAAATCTTTTCTCCAGGTGCAATGGGATGGTATAGATTTTTACCTTTTATGGAATGTTATCATGGAGTAGTTAGTATGAATCATGATATTATAGGTAATCTGACTATAAATTCAAAAGATATTGATTTTTATAAAGGTAAGGGATATATAGAAAAAGATTGGGGGACTTCATTTCCTAAATCATGGATATGGGCTCAATCTAACCATTTTTCCCAAGAAAATAATTCTATATTTATATCTATTGCAAATATTCCTTTTTTAGGTAGAGAATTTAATGGGTTTTTAATTGGATTATTATATGATAAAAAATTATATAGATTTACTACTTACACAGGTGCAAAAATTGATAAATTAAAATATTATGATAGAAATATAGAAATTTCAGTAAGCGAGTCTAAATATATTTTAAATTTAAATATAATTAAAAACAATACTACTAGGCTTATATCACCTAAAAATGGGAACATGAATGGAACAGTTGAAGAAAGCCTAACATCTTATATAGATGTAGAATTGAAAGATAAAAATAATAACATTATTTTTAAAGATACAGGAAAAAATTCAGGGTTTGAAGTAAAAGGAAGATTAATATAAATTTATTTTTAATCATATCATAAAGTAAAGAATTAAAATGGGGTGTGAATCTTGAAATATGATATGCCAATAAAGTTAAGAAAAATTATTAAAGATAAAATATTTATAAGAAACAACAAAGGATGCTCTAGTTCTCAAGTATTCTTATTGAAAGATAAGAACAATGAGCAAGATTATTTTCTGAAAATTGCTTTAGATAACAACTTTTCTTATCTTAAATCAGAGAGTGTAAAGCTAAATTGGTTAAAGGGAAAGCTACCTGTTCCACATGTACACTATTATGAAAAGGCAAATGGATATGAATATTTACTTTTAACTCAGATACCTGGTAAAGATGCATTAACTCAGGACATATTAAAAAAACCATATGTTTTAGTGGAAAAAGTAGCTAATGGATTAAGAACAATACATAATATAGATATATCTGATTGTAATTTTAATGAAACTATAGAAGATAAATTAAAATTAATTAAAAATATGTATAGTGAAAATAGAATTCCCAAAATTTATAGATTCCTGTTGCAATCTAAACCTAAAAAGGAAGATTTAGTATTTACTCATGGAGATTATTGTTTTCCAAATATAATTATAAATAACAACGATATATCTGGGTTTATTGACTTGGGAAGATCTGGAATAGGTGATAGGTATGTGGATCTTTCGGTCATAATTAAAAGTATAGTATTAAATTATAGAAATTATGATATATTAAAATTATTTTTAGAAGAATATGGACTTTTAAATGTGGATTACGAAAGATTAGAATATTATTCTCATATAGATAAATTAATAAACTAGATATAATAAAAGACTTGTGTTTCTTACTAACAAGTCTTTTATTATATGGTATAATAGAACTAACGTTCTTTATCTTTAAATATGGAGGTTTGAAATGAAAGGCAAGACACATTTAATAGTAGGATTAGCAGCTGGGGTTACAATTGCCTTATATAGAGAAGTAGAAAGTATTTCTTTAGTTATTCTTGGAACATCAATAGGTTCATTAATGCCTGATATTGATCATCCAAAGAGTAAAATTAATCAGAAACTACTCCAACATAAAAATAAATCATATAAAATTTTATTTTATACTTTGGTAGGAATTGCTTTGTTGTATATTTATAGTTTAAATAATAATTCTTTATTTTTGCTTGGTGGAACTATAACTATTTTAATTGGAGTATCTAAACATAGAGGTTTCACACATAGTTTATTAGGAATATTTCTTTTTATAAAATTAGGAAAAGATTTAACCTTAGAATTTGGGTATAAAGAATTATACTTAGGGTTTTATATTGGATATTTATTTCATCTGATAGCAGACTTTTTTACTAAGGGAGGAATAGAATTACTTTATCCTTTTAGTGAAAATTTTTCATTTCCTTTACCAATTAAAACTGGTGGAACTATAGAAAATATTGTAGCATTCATTTTATTAATATATTCCTTTTATAGTATTTTAAAATATTTTAATTTTATTATTTTTTAAGAAGGAAAATGGATTTATTTATAGAATTATATTATTTAAAAGAGGGGATTATATTGGCGATTATAAAAATTACTGAAGTTGTGCCTGGGATGATATTAAATAAAGATGTATACATACCTAAAAAAAATGCTATAGCTTTATCAGCAGGGGCCATATTATCAAAAGCACATATAAATAGGTTGAAAAAATTAAATGTAAATAGAATCAATGTATTAGTAGAAAATAAACATCTAAATAATAAAAGTAAAAGAGATAGATTTTTTGAAAATCATAATAAGTTAAAATATAAATTAGAACTATTATTTAATCAAATTAGAATAGGAAAGAAATTTTTGATTAGTGATATAGATCATGAAGTATGTGAAATGATAAAATCCATATCAACTAATAATAATATATTGTCAAGATTAAGGCAGTTAGATGATAGTGGTAGTTATTTAATTAATCACTCTGTTAATGTCAGTTTATTAGCATCCACGATTGGTAAATTACTAGGGTATTCAAGTGATAAATTAAAAAATTTATTAATAACAGGTATTTTTCATGATGTAGGTATGTTAAAAGTCCCAGAAAAAATAATGAATAAGCCAGGACCTTTAAGCGAAGAAGAATTTATTGTAATAATTAATCATACAATAAATAGCTATAAGATATTAAAGGGAATTAATAATATAAATTCAGAGGTATTATATGGAGTACTTGAACATCATGAAAGAGAAGATGGTAGTGGTTATCCATTAGGGCTTAAATCTAATCAAATACATGAGTTTGGTAAAATTATAGCAATTGCAGATGTATTTCATGCTATGACAACTGATAAAATATATAGGAAGAGAAAATCTCCTTTTATTGCTGCAGAAGAAATGCTTTATAATAGCTTTGGTATATTAGATGGTGAGATCACTACTACTTTCTTAAATAATATTTCTAAGTTTTATATAGGAAATATTGTAAGATTAAATGACGGTTCAATTGGAGAAATAATATATACAAATAAAGCAATTCCTACACGACCTGTAGTAAATATAAATGGTAATTTTGTAGATCTTCTTAAAAACAAAGAATATGAAATTATAGACATCATAGATTAAAATAACCTTTATTGTGATATGAATCACAGATAGAGTTTAGGGTATGTATTATGATATAGATAAAGAAAAAACAGGGAGGTTTTATGATGTCAATGTTTTGTTATCAATGTCAAGAGGCAGCAAAAAATGTAGGATGTACTGTAAGAGGTGTTTGTGGTAAAACCAGCACAGTAGCAAATTTACAAGACCTTTTAATATACACATTAAAAGGGATATCTGAAATAGTTGTAAAAGGAGATTTATCTGTAAGTGAATTAGGTTATGTTAACAATAAGATGCTAAATGGTTTATTTGTAACAATAACTAATGCTAATTTTGATGAAGATTCAATAGTTAAAGAAATAGAAAAAATGATTGAAATAAGAGATGAATTAAGAAGAAAAGTAGAAGTAAGTGAATTACATGATTCAGCTACTTTTAAAGTTAATGGAAAAGAAGACATGATTAAAAAAGGTGAAAATGTAGGAGTTCTTGACACGGAAAATGAAGATGTAAGATCTTTAAGAGAATTAATTACTTATGGCTTAAAAGGTATGGCAGCATATACTGACCATGCTGTTAATTTAGGAAAATCAGATGATGAAATATGTGAATTTATATATAAGGCACTTCAAGCTACATTAGATGATAGTTTATCAGCTGATGAATTGGTAGCTTTAACAATGGAAACAGGGAATTTTGGAGTAAAATCAATGGCATTACTTGATGAAGCTAATACTTCAACTTACGGAAACCCTGAAATAACAGAGGTGAATATTGGAACAAGAAACAATCCTGCTATATTAGTATCAGGACATGATTTAAAAGATTTTGAACAATTACTTGAGCAAACAAAAGATTCTGGTGTAGATGTTTATACACATAGTGAAATGTTACCAGCAAATTATTACCCAGCATTTAAGAAGTACGATCATTTTGTAGGTAACTATGGTAACTCATGGTGGAAGCAATTGACTGAATTTGAAAGTTTTAATGGTCCTATATTATTTACAACAAATTGTATAGTTCCACCTAGAAAAGAAGAAATAAGAAATAGAATATTTACAACAGGAGCTTCAGGATATCCAGGTTGCACACATATAGAATCAGATGAAAATGGTAAAAAAGACTTTTCAGAAATAATAGAAATGGCTAAGAGACTGGATCCTCCAACAGAGATTGAGACTGGATCAATAGTAGGTGGATTTGCACATAATCAAGTTATGGAACTTGCTGATAAAGTAGTAGATGCTGTTAAATCAGGTGCTATTAAGAGATTCTTTGTAATGGCAGGTTGTGATGGAAGAATGAAATCAAGAGATTATTATACAGACTTTGCAGATAAACTTCCAAAAGATACAGTTATTCTTACAGCTGGATGTGCAAAATACAGATATAATAAATTACAACTTGGTGATATAGGAGGAATTCCTAGAGTGCTTGATGCAGGACAATGTAATGATTCATATTCATTAGCTGTTATAGCAATGAAACTTAAAGAAGTATTTGAATTAGAAGATATAAATGAATTACCAATATCATATAATATTGCATGGTATGAGCAAAAAGCAGTAATAGTATTATTAGCTCTACTTGCATTAGGGGTAAAAGATATTCATTTAGGACCAACATTACCAGCTTTCCTTTCACCAAATGTAGCTAATGTATTAGTTGAAAAATTTGGTATAGCTCCAAATGGAGAAGTTGAAAGTGATATTGAAATGTTCATGAGTGAAGGACAAACTGCATAATATAAACATAAAAATAAAGAGTGAAATTAATTTCACTCTTTATTTTTATGTTATTTTTTATAAATCTTATGATTTAAATTACCTTCATTATTAATGTATTCATATCTAAATGAAGCATTCGCATTTTCTACAAAATTACTATTCCAAAGAGATCTTAAATTATGAAATATTTCAGTATTACCGCCAACTTTTTCCCAATATTTTTTATGAAGGCAATTTGTAATCTGCCACTCTATTTCTTTTTCAGTTGAGTTTATTATATTATTGGCATTATCACAAGGCATACCATCTAATATATAATTATTTAGCGATTTGTAAATTTCTATAGCATTATTTATTGGATATTTTTCTTTTGAATTTATGCCGCATTCTCTGCCTTGTTTTTTATATTCATTTTCAATAAGTTCTATAGCTTCACCAGGAAATTTATCTAATACAGTAGTGATGAAATCTGCAAATCTTGTTTCAGCAATATTAATTCTTTCTTGTAACCACCCATGAATATTATTTGTATCTATAAGTTCTTCTAGGGGATTATCATCTATTAAACTTCCATGAGAGTCAATAAAATATGAATGTGTTTGTTCTATTTCTAGACCATATTTGTCTTCTAAACTTTCTACAATATTTTTTTCTAATTTTTCATGTAATTTTATTTTATTGAATAGCCAATGGTGAATTGGACCTAAAAATCTACTCATAAAAATACCTCCTTTTATATCTAGTATAATTATACCCATAAAAAAGTAATAAATAAGTGATTTGTATCACATTCATAATATATAATACTTAAATAAATATATATAATGTGATAAAATTAGAAAATGAATGAAAGGAGAGTTAATATTGAAATATAATATAATAATATTTGATGCTGATATGACACTTTTTGACTTTGAAAAAGCAGAAAAATATGCCCTTGAAAATTCAATTAGTTATTTTAATTATATATATAGTGAGAAAGAACATTTACCTATGTATAAAACACATAATAAATCAGTATGGGATGAATTTGAAGATGGTAAAATATCAGCACAAGATCTGAAAACAGAAAGGTTTAGAAGGTTTTTTAAAGAAACAAATATAAAAATTAACCCTAATGAATTTAGTGATAAATATATGGATTTTTTAAAAGAAAGTTCCTTTCTTTTAAAAGGAGCAAAAGAATTAATAGAAGAAATACATACTGATTTTAGACTAGTAATAATTACAAATGGATTATCAAAAGTTCAAAATATGAGAATAAGAAATTCAGAGATAGCTAATTATTTTGAAGAAATAATAATATCTGAAGATGTAGGAGTTAAAAAACCTGACTCAGAAATATTTAAATTGACTTTAGATAGGATAAATCATACTAAAAAGGAAGATGTAATAATAGTTGGAGATAGTTTAAGATCAGATATTAAAGGTGGTTTAAATTTCGGTATTGATACTCTTTGGTATAATCCAAATAATAATAAAAACAATACAGAAATAAAACCTAAATATGAAGCTCATGATTTCTTAGAACTAAAAAAAATAATATACAAACAAAAATAATAAGCTTTTTAGCTTATTATTTTTGTTAATATTAAACTAAGTATTGATATTATAAGAAATAAAATACTACAATCATAAAGAGCTTTTAAACCAGTTGAAGTAAAAGATTTTATATTCACCTTTAATCCCATTGCAACCATTGCCATAAGTATAAAAAAACTACTTAGTTTTTTAAAAATTAATATTAGATCAATCCTTAAGTTACTTATAAGAAATTGAGTAGGAAATATATTATATACGTTATTTATAGTAAAAAATGCTCCTACTAATATAAATAATAATACATATATAGGGAAACTGACCTTTTTTCTATCTCCAGATTTAGAATTATTAAATACAATACCTAAAATGATTGCTACAGGAGCTAAGAGTGTTACTCTTGCCATTTTTACAATAGTTCCTATTTCTATGCTTATACTATCTGCACCTCTTGCACCAGCTCCAGCTAAAGCATGAGCAACTCCTTGAAGAGAACTGCCAGCCCATATACCATATTCTAAATCAGATAAAGGCAATACAAAAGAAAGTGAAGAATAAACAAATACACCAATTGCACCAAGTAGACTTATTATAGCAACAGATATGGCAATGTCTTCTTCATCTGAGTCAATGACAGGTCCCATAGCTACTATTGCAGAAGCACCACAAATTGATGAACCAACGCCTAGAAGTGTAGATAATTTTTTATTTAAACCAAAATATCTTCCAATTAAATTTGCAAGTAAAAGAGAAGAGGTTACTATTGTTATAACTAAAATAAGTATCATAGGTCCTAATTGAATTACAGCACTGAAATTTAAATTAACACCTAATAATATAATACCCCATTTCAAGATTTTTTTTAATGAATAAGTTATGCCAGCATCTAGTTCTTTACTATATCCTATTGTATTAGTAATTATTATTCCTAAAATTATTCCGATGGTTAATGTTTCAATAAAACCTAACAAATATGCATTAAGTATCATAGAAACTATAGATATAGAAATAACAAAAGAGAGGCCTTTCCATAATTTTTTCATTTTATTCCTCCTTAAGTTTAGATTTCAATAAGTATGTTACATCAATAGTATTATTATTTCAACAATAAATATTTTATTTTTCGTATCATTTCATAATTTAATTTATTA harbors:
- a CDS encoding YeiH family protein; the protein is MKKLWKGLSFVISISIVSMILNAYLLGFIETLTIGIILGIIITNTIGYSKELDAGITYSLKKILKWGIILLGVNLNFSAVIQLGPMILILVITIVTSSLLLANLIGRYFGLNKKLSTLLGVGSSICGASAIVAMGPVIDSDEEDIAISVAIISLLGAIGVFVYSSLSFVLPLSDLEYGIWAGSSLQGVAHALAGAGARGADSISIEIGTIVKMARVTLLAPVAIILGIVFNNSKSGDRKKVSFPIYVLLFILVGAFFTINNVYNIFPTQFLISNLRIDLILIFKKLSSFFILMAMVAMGLKVNIKSFTSTGLKALYDCSILFLIISILSLILTKIIS
- a CDS encoding HD-GYP domain-containing protein, which codes for MAIIKITEVVPGMILNKDVYIPKKNAIALSAGAILSKAHINRLKKLNVNRINVLVENKHLNNKSKRDRFFENHNKLKYKLELLFNQIRIGKKFLISDIDHEVCEMIKSISTNNNILSRLRQLDDSGSYLINHSVNVSLLASTIGKLLGYSSDKLKNLLITGIFHDVGMLKVPEKIMNKPGPLSEEEFIVIINHTINSYKILKGINNINSEVLYGVLEHHEREDGSGYPLGLKSNQIHEFGKIIAIADVFHAMTTDKIYRKRKSPFIAAEEMLYNSFGILDGEITTTFLNNISKFYIGNIVRLNDGSIGEIIYTNKAIPTRPVVNINGNFVDLLKNKEYEIIDIID
- a CDS encoding tocopherol cyclase family protein; the protein is MKRIKNIWKPENFQGKYREKEYFEGWYFKIVDKSGENRLALIPGISIESKDKRHSFIQINDGNSNKAYYIKYSYDDFIYEEDEFYVKIGNNVFSKEKIILDIDYKGLKLKGTLEFNNIFEWPVKIFSPGAMGWYRFLPFMECYHGVVSMNHDIIGNLTINSKDIDFYKGKGYIEKDWGTSFPKSWIWAQSNHFSQENNSIFISIANIPFLGREFNGFLIGLLYDKKLYRFTTYTGAKIDKLKYYDRNIEISVSESKYILNLNIIKNNTTRLISPKNGNMNGTVEESLTSYIDVELKDKNNNIIFKDTGKNSGFEVKGRLI
- a CDS encoding metal-dependent hydrolase, which translates into the protein MKGKTHLIVGLAAGVTIALYREVESISLVILGTSIGSLMPDIDHPKSKINQKLLQHKNKSYKILFYTLVGIALLYIYSLNNNSLFLLGGTITILIGVSKHRGFTHSLLGIFLFIKLGKDLTLEFGYKELYLGFYIGYLFHLIADFFTKGGIELLYPFSENFSFPLPIKTGGTIENIVAFILLIYSFYSILKYFNFIIF
- the hcp gene encoding hydroxylamine reductase, coding for MSMFCYQCQEAAKNVGCTVRGVCGKTSTVANLQDLLIYTLKGISEIVVKGDLSVSELGYVNNKMLNGLFVTITNANFDEDSIVKEIEKMIEIRDELRRKVEVSELHDSATFKVNGKEDMIKKGENVGVLDTENEDVRSLRELITYGLKGMAAYTDHAVNLGKSDDEICEFIYKALQATLDDSLSADELVALTMETGNFGVKSMALLDEANTSTYGNPEITEVNIGTRNNPAILVSGHDLKDFEQLLEQTKDSGVDVYTHSEMLPANYYPAFKKYDHFVGNYGNSWWKQLTEFESFNGPILFTTNCIVPPRKEEIRNRIFTTGASGYPGCTHIESDENGKKDFSEIIEMAKRLDPPTEIETGSIVGGFAHNQVMELADKVVDAVKSGAIKRFFVMAGCDGRMKSRDYYTDFADKLPKDTVILTAGCAKYRYNKLQLGDIGGIPRVLDAGQCNDSYSLAVIAMKLKEVFELEDINELPISYNIAWYEQKAVIVLLALLALGVKDIHLGPTLPAFLSPNVANVLVEKFGIAPNGEVESDIEMFMSEGQTA
- the trhA gene encoding PAQR family membrane homeostasis protein TrhA, whose product is MGTKSLYSKSEEITNAILHGIGLGFSIAALTLLVVLASIYGEVWHVVSFAIYGATLVILYLSSTLYHSFPAGSVKNVFQIFDHASIYLLIAGTYTPLTLIPLRGKLGWTLFGIVWGIAIVGIIFKIFFVKRFMILSLLLYLGMGWLVVIAIKPLIDTISLKSIIFLIAGGLSYTIGTIFFANKKIKFNHAIWHLFVLGGSICHFFTILFLLPSLNV
- a CDS encoding YjjG family noncanonical pyrimidine nucleotidase; this encodes MKYNIIIFDADMTLFDFEKAEKYALENSISYFNYIYSEKEHLPMYKTHNKSVWDEFEDGKISAQDLKTERFRRFFKETNIKINPNEFSDKYMDFLKESSFLLKGAKELIEEIHTDFRLVIITNGLSKVQNMRIRNSEIANYFEEIIISEDVGVKKPDSEIFKLTLDRINHTKKEDVIIVGDSLRSDIKGGLNFGIDTLWYNPNNNKNNTEIKPKYEAHDFLELKKIIYKQK
- a CDS encoding APH(3') family aminoglycoside O-phosphotransferase, with the protein product MKYDMPIKLRKIIKDKIFIRNNKGCSSSQVFLLKDKNNEQDYFLKIALDNNFSYLKSESVKLNWLKGKLPVPHVHYYEKANGYEYLLLTQIPGKDALTQDILKKPYVLVEKVANGLRTIHNIDISDCNFNETIEDKLKLIKNMYSENRIPKIYRFLLQSKPKKEDLVFTHGDYCFPNIIINNNDISGFIDLGRSGIGDRYVDLSVIIKSIVLNYRNYDILKLFLEEYGLLNVDYERLEYYSHIDKLIN